One window of the Parasphingopyxis algicola genome contains the following:
- a CDS encoding outer membrane protein assembly factor BamE, with protein sequence MARKMRHMPLVAGTAALLATSLFTSGCARIRTHQGYLGEPILIESVQPGVDNRASVQATLGRPTFTSQFTTAGETPTWYYVSRDTRQLAFARPRPVDQTVLAVRFGGDGNVATVDRIGMEQVASISPSGDETPTLGRSRGFFDELFGNIGRVGSVSQSGGTADNPGG encoded by the coding sequence ATGGCCCGGAAAATGCGGCATATGCCGCTGGTCGCAGGCACCGCGGCGCTGCTCGCGACGAGCCTCTTCACGAGCGGATGCGCTCGAATTCGCACGCATCAGGGCTATCTCGGCGAACCGATCCTGATTGAATCCGTCCAGCCGGGCGTCGACAATCGCGCCTCCGTCCAGGCGACGCTCGGGCGTCCGACCTTTACCAGCCAGTTCACCACGGCCGGCGAAACGCCGACTTGGTATTATGTTTCGCGCGACACGCGCCAGCTGGCGTTCGCCCGGCCGCGCCCCGTGGACCAGACGGTCCTCGCCGTGCGATTTGGCGGCGACGGCAATGTCGCGACCGTCGACCGGATCGGGATGGAACAGGTCGCCTCGATCAGCCCCTCGGGCGACGAAACACCGACCCTCGGCCGCAGTCGCGGCTTTTTCGACGAACTGTTCGGCAATATCGGCCGCGTCGGCAGCGTCAGCCAGAGCGGCGGCACGGCCGACAATCCTGGCGGATAG
- a CDS encoding ubiquinol-cytochrome C chaperone family protein, with translation MSLLDRLFNRNRPREAMIPLYRRIVEHGRDPQWYTQGGVPDTKDGRFDMIAAILALVLLRLEGDGEAYAAQSALLAELFVEDMDGQLRELGIGDIVVGKHIGKMMGALGGRLAAYRSGFSPDGDTHDALARNLYRGEPPGDSELAYTASRLDSFGTDLAAEPAEAIIAGKLPDLR, from the coding sequence ATGTCCCTTTTAGACCGGCTCTTCAACCGTAACCGTCCGCGCGAGGCGATGATTCCGCTCTATCGGAGGATCGTGGAACATGGCCGCGATCCCCAATGGTACACCCAGGGCGGTGTGCCGGACACCAAGGACGGCCGGTTCGACATGATCGCGGCGATCCTTGCCCTGGTGCTGTTGCGGCTCGAAGGCGACGGCGAAGCCTATGCCGCCCAGAGCGCGTTGCTCGCCGAACTGTTCGTCGAAGACATGGACGGCCAGCTGCGCGAACTCGGGATCGGCGATATCGTCGTCGGCAAGCATATCGGCAAGATGATGGGCGCGCTCGGCGGGAGGCTGGCCGCCTATCGTTCGGGCTTCTCGCCGGACGGCGACACGCATGATGCGCTCGCCCGTAACCTGTATCGCGGGGAACCGCCCGGCGATTCCGAACTCGCCTACACCGCCAGCCGTCTCGATAGCTTCGGCACCGATCTCGCCGCCGAACCGGCCGAGGCGATCATCGCGGGCAAGTTGCCGGACCTCAGATGA
- a CDS encoding YceD family protein, with amino-acid sequence MSVNPEFSRRIAIDTIGAGAATHEIEADANERAALAERFDLQALPTLSARAEIRREGADIFARGEVYADVTQRCVVTGEPVTDRIEADFDLRFVPEDLPVGAEEIELSADECETMIYTDGAIDLGEAAAQTMALALDPFPRSANAEAALRAAGVISEEEAGPFGTLKALRDQLSEKRGD; translated from the coding sequence ATGAGCGTGAATCCCGAATTTTCACGCCGGATCGCGATCGACACGATCGGCGCGGGGGCGGCCACCCACGAAATCGAGGCCGATGCAAATGAACGGGCGGCGCTGGCCGAACGATTCGATCTCCAGGCGCTTCCGACGCTTTCCGCCCGCGCCGAGATCCGCCGCGAAGGCGCGGACATTTTTGCTCGGGGCGAGGTGTATGCGGACGTAACGCAACGCTGCGTCGTCACGGGCGAACCGGTAACCGACCGGATCGAAGCGGATTTCGACCTGCGCTTCGTGCCCGAAGACCTGCCTGTCGGCGCGGAGGAAATCGAACTCAGCGCGGACGAATGCGAGACCATGATCTATACGGACGGCGCCATCGATCTCGGCGAGGCCGCGGCGCAGACCATGGCACTGGCCCTCGATCCCTTTCCGCGCAGCGCGAATGCCGAGGCGGCGCTGCGCGCGGCGGGGGTTATCAGCGAGGAAGAAGCGGGTCCGTTCGGCACGCTCAAGGCCCTTCGCGATCAGCTCTCGGAGAAACGCGGTGACTAG
- the ssb gene encoding single-stranded DNA-binding protein yields the protein MAGSVNKVILIGNLGRDPETRTFSNGGKVCNLRIATSESWKDKQTGERRERTEWHSVAIFSEGLANVAERYLRKGSKVYIEGQLRTRKWQDQSGNDRYSTEVVIDGFNGSMTMLDGRDGGGGSGGSGGWNDGPSDNDGGYGGGQSSGSKPAGGAFDDDLDDDVPF from the coding sequence ATGGCGGGCAGCGTCAACAAGGTAATCCTGATCGGCAATCTGGGGCGCGACCCGGAGACGCGGACGTTCAGCAACGGCGGCAAGGTCTGCAATCTGAGGATCGCGACGTCGGAGAGCTGGAAGGACAAGCAGACCGGCGAGCGCCGGGAGCGTACGGAATGGCACAGCGTTGCGATCTTTTCGGAAGGACTCGCCAATGTCGCCGAACGCTATCTGCGCAAGGGCAGCAAGGTCTATATCGAAGGCCAGCTGCGCACCCGCAAATGGCAGGACCAGTCCGGCAACGACCGCTATTCGACCGAGGTCGTGATCGACGGTTTCAACGGCAGTATGACCATGCTCGACGGCCGCGATGGTGGCGGGGGCAGCGGCGGTTCCGGCGGCTGGAATGACGGGCCTTCGGACAATGACGGGGGATATGGCGGCGGCCAGTCTTCAGGTTCGAAACCAGCCGGCGGCGCGTTCGACGACGATCTCGACGACGACGTCCCCTTTTAG
- the feoB gene encoding ferrous iron transporter B encodes MTSIPLVALVGNPNAGKSALFNALTGARQKIGNYPGVTVERHAGRLALPDGRPVELIDLPGAYSLDPSSPDEEVTRDVVTGAQAGERLPDALVVVVDAANLENHLRFTLQLIALGLPVVVALNMVDLARRDGLEIDPVALARELGVPVVPTVAVRRRGIAELKDAIGGKVTGANLREIQAGRGDGDEFDFTLDARRARAIARRAIVSETPARKFNQRIDAVALHPFFGPLLLAGLLFVMFQAVFAWSEAPMGWIEAAQGWLTSGADGTLADGYFKSFLIDGVINGVGSVLVFLPQILILFFFILLLEATGYMTRAAFLMDRLMARFGLSGSSFIPLLSSFACAIPGIMATRTIADPKDRLTTILIAPLMTCSARLPVYAIIIAAFIPNNSIGPGIGLQGVVLFALYIAGIVGAMGAAFVLRRTVAKGSSASFIMEMPKYQLPMLRDLVLGLWQRAWIFLKRAGTIIFVTTIALWALLSFPQAPEDSPLSQTEYSIAGRVADGLHVVMAPIGFNEEISLALIPAMAAREVAVSALATTYSIDESDEVQAEQSLTQQLQSRWTLPTALAFLAWFVFAPQCLSTIAVTRRETNSWRWPGFMLLYLFVLAYLAAGATYWTAVALGL; translated from the coding sequence ATGACATCCATTCCGCTGGTCGCGCTCGTCGGCAATCCCAATGCCGGCAAAAGCGCTCTGTTCAACGCGCTGACCGGCGCGCGCCAGAAAATCGGCAATTATCCGGGCGTGACGGTGGAGCGGCACGCGGGACGGCTCGCGCTGCCCGACGGCCGCCCGGTCGAACTGATCGATCTCCCCGGCGCCTACAGCCTCGATCCGTCGAGCCCCGACGAGGAGGTCACACGGGACGTGGTCACCGGCGCGCAGGCCGGCGAGCGCCTGCCCGACGCGCTGGTCGTCGTCGTCGACGCCGCCAATCTCGAAAACCATCTGCGCTTCACGCTGCAGCTGATCGCACTGGGCCTGCCCGTCGTCGTGGCGCTCAACATGGTGGATCTTGCCCGACGCGACGGGCTCGAGATCGATCCCGTCGCGCTCGCACGGGAACTGGGCGTGCCGGTCGTGCCGACAGTTGCGGTCCGGCGGCGCGGGATAGCCGAGCTCAAGGACGCGATTGGCGGTAAGGTGACGGGCGCCAATCTTCGCGAAATCCAGGCCGGCCGCGGCGACGGCGATGAATTCGACTTCACGCTCGATGCCAGGCGCGCGCGGGCGATCGCGCGACGGGCGATCGTCAGCGAGACGCCGGCGCGGAAATTCAACCAGCGTATCGATGCAGTGGCGCTGCATCCCTTTTTCGGGCCTTTACTCCTCGCCGGCCTGTTGTTCGTGATGTTCCAGGCCGTGTTCGCCTGGTCGGAAGCGCCGATGGGTTGGATCGAGGCCGCCCAGGGCTGGCTGACGAGCGGGGCCGACGGGACGCTCGCCGACGGATATTTCAAATCCTTCCTGATCGACGGGGTGATCAACGGCGTTGGATCGGTCCTCGTCTTCCTGCCGCAGATCCTGATCCTCTTCTTCTTCATCCTGTTGCTTGAGGCGACAGGATATATGACCCGGGCGGCCTTTCTGATGGACCGGTTGATGGCGCGCTTCGGCCTTTCGGGTTCGTCTTTCATTCCCCTGCTTTCTTCCTTCGCCTGCGCTATTCCCGGGATAATGGCGACGCGGACGATCGCCGATCCCAAGGACCGGCTGACCACGATTCTCATCGCCCCGCTGATGACCTGCTCGGCCCGGCTGCCGGTCTATGCGATTATCATCGCCGCTTTCATCCCGAACAACAGTATCGGCCCTGGTATCGGATTGCAGGGCGTCGTGCTGTTTGCGCTCTATATCGCCGGTATCGTCGGCGCGATGGGGGCAGCGTTCGTATTGCGCCGCACCGTCGCCAAGGGCAGCTCGGCGAGCTTCATCATGGAGATGCCCAAATACCAGCTGCCCATGCTGCGCGATCTGGTACTCGGCCTGTGGCAGCGCGCCTGGATTTTCCTCAAGCGCGCCGGTACGATCATCTTCGTCACGACGATTGCGCTCTGGGCACTGCTGTCCTTTCCGCAGGCGCCCGAAGACAGCCCGCTCAGCCAGACCGAATATTCGATTGCCGGGCGCGTCGCCGACGGGCTGCACGTCGTAATGGCGCCGATCGGGTTCAACGAGGAAATCTCGCTGGCGCTGATCCCCGCCATGGCGGCGCGCGAGGTCGCCGTGTCGGCGCTGGCGACGACCTATTCGATCGACGAGAGCGACGAGGTCCAGGCCGAACAGTCGCTGACCCAGCAGCTCCAGAGCCGCTGGACCCTGCCGACCGCGCTCGCCTTTCTCGCCTGGTTCGTCTTCGCGCCCCAATGCCTGTCGACGATCGCCGTGACGCGGCGGGAAACGAACAGCTGGCGATGGCCGGGCTTCATGCTCCTCTACTTGTTCGTGCTCGCCTATCTGGCGGCGGGCGCCACCTATTGGACGGCGGTCGCGCTCGGGCTCTGA
- a CDS encoding FeoA family protein: MILVSLDDLPLRQSALIAAINWSALSPADAKRLRELGFDEGVTVKPLHRAPFGRDPIACKVGRMTIAVRRAHASAIEVEVPVS; the protein is encoded by the coding sequence ATGATTCTCGTGAGTCTTGACGACCTGCCCCTGCGCCAATCCGCCCTTATTGCGGCAATCAACTGGTCGGCCCTGTCGCCCGCCGACGCCAAGAGGTTGCGCGAACTGGGCTTCGACGAAGGTGTCACCGTCAAACCGCTGCACCGCGCGCCGTTCGGACGGGATCCCATCGCCTGCAAGGTCGGCCGGATGACGATCGCGGTGCGCCGCGCCCATGCATCGGCGATCGAGGTCGAAGTACCGGTCTCATGA
- a CDS encoding COQ9 family protein: MAAPLPDDPTLDEIRSHLAPIIAGHAAFDGWTEEAVERAAHDAGADPGAAKLAFPKGATDMIDAWFAHVDTEMASSFSAQELAAMPVHKRIRAAILERLDIVRPHKEALRRAIAILAMPQNVPLAGKLGWRSADAMWRLAGDTATDFNHYSKRTILAGVYGSTIMVWIDDESEGEAETVAFLDRRLGNVAQFEKLKKKLRGDPDRRFSATRFLGRLRYPGR; the protein is encoded by the coding sequence ATGGCCGCTCCGCTTCCCGACGATCCGACTCTCGACGAAATCCGTTCGCATCTGGCGCCGATCATTGCCGGACATGCCGCGTTCGACGGGTGGACGGAGGAAGCCGTCGAACGCGCGGCGCACGATGCCGGAGCCGATCCGGGCGCGGCAAAGCTCGCTTTTCCCAAAGGCGCGACCGACATGATCGATGCCTGGTTCGCCCATGTCGATACGGAAATGGCGTCATCCTTTTCGGCCCAAGAACTGGCGGCCATGCCGGTCCACAAACGGATCCGTGCGGCGATTCTCGAACGGCTCGATATCGTCCGGCCGCACAAGGAGGCGCTGCGCCGGGCGATCGCGATCCTCGCCATGCCGCAAAATGTCCCCCTTGCTGGAAAGCTCGGCTGGCGGTCGGCCGATGCGATGTGGCGGCTGGCCGGCGACACGGCGACCGATTTCAACCACTATAGCAAGCGCACGATCCTCGCCGGCGTCTATGGTTCGACCATCATGGTCTGGATCGACGATGAAAGCGAAGGCGAAGCCGAAACGGTCGCCTTTCTCGATCGGCGGCTCGGCAATGTCGCCCAGTTCGAAAAGCTCAAGAAAAAGCTGCGCGGCGACCCTGATCGCCGGTTCAGCGCCACGCGCTTTCTCGGGCGGTTGCGCTATCCGGGACGATAA
- a CDS encoding urate hydroxylase PuuD: protein MAKFFGNLNAVLVAGLVVLIVIMFGLHSAVLGESIYLNQLFRYLHVLCGIMWIGLLYYLNFVQVPAMPSIPDEHKPAISGHIAPRVLFWFRWAAAFTVLTGLIVAHLSGYLVEALTFQTGVVLIGIGMWMALIMAFNVWFIIWPAQKKILGIVEASADEKAAAAPRALIASRTNTLLSIPMLYCMVTQNALGV, encoded by the coding sequence ATGGCTAAGTTTTTCGGAAATCTGAATGCCGTGCTGGTCGCGGGATTGGTGGTTCTGATCGTTATCATGTTCGGGCTGCACAGTGCCGTGCTCGGCGAATCAATCTATCTCAACCAGCTTTTCCGCTATCTGCACGTGCTGTGCGGCATCATGTGGATCGGCCTGCTTTACTATTTGAATTTCGTGCAGGTGCCGGCCATGCCCAGCATTCCGGACGAACATAAGCCGGCGATATCGGGTCATATCGCGCCCAGGGTCCTGTTCTGGTTCCGCTGGGCGGCGGCATTTACCGTGCTGACCGGCCTGATCGTCGCGCATCTTTCCGGCTATCTCGTCGAGGCGCTGACGTTTCAGACCGGTGTGGTGCTGATCGGCATCGGCATGTGGATGGCGCTGATCATGGCGTTCAACGTCTGGTTCATCATCTGGCCGGCGCAGAAGAAGATACTCGGTATCGTCGAGGCAAGCGCCGACGAAAAAGCGGCTGCGGCGCCGCGGGCGCTGATCGCGTCGCGGACCAACACGCTGCTCTCGATCCCCATGCTCTATTGCATGGTCACGCAGAACGCGCTGGGCGTCTGA
- a CDS encoding alkene reductase, whose amino-acid sequence MPTLFDPISLGAIEAPNRILMAPLTRGRASPGHVANDLMATYYTQRAAAGLVITEATGISRQGLGWPAAPGVWTEAQVEGWKQTTAGVHEAGGRIILQMWHMGRLVHPDYLDGEPPVSASATTAPGHAYTPTGKKDYEQARALRLDEIPGLLDDYAKATRNALEAGFDGVQIHAANGYLIDQFLRDGSNLRDDEYGGSPDNRTRLLAEVAEAVIREAGADRTSVRLSPNGETQGVDDSDPESVFPLAAEKLNDLGIGFLELREPGPDGTFGRTDVPKLSPLIRKAFTGPLVLNSDYGSEDGQAALDAGAADAISFGRPFLANPDLPHRFRAGLPLNESNMATWYTPGPEGYTDYPFAEEAVAAE is encoded by the coding sequence ATGCCAACGCTTTTCGATCCGATCTCGCTCGGGGCCATCGAGGCGCCCAACCGCATCCTGATGGCGCCGCTGACGCGCGGCCGCGCCTCGCCCGGCCATGTCGCCAACGACCTCATGGCGACCTATTATACGCAGCGCGCGGCCGCGGGGCTGGTCATTACCGAAGCGACGGGAATCAGCCGGCAGGGCCTTGGCTGGCCCGCCGCACCCGGCGTCTGGACCGAAGCACAGGTCGAGGGCTGGAAACAGACGACCGCGGGTGTCCATGAGGCCGGCGGGCGGATCATTCTCCAGATGTGGCACATGGGCCGGCTCGTCCATCCTGATTATCTCGACGGCGAGCCGCCGGTGTCCGCGTCCGCCACCACCGCACCCGGCCATGCCTATACGCCGACCGGCAAGAAGGACTACGAACAGGCGCGCGCCCTGCGGCTCGACGAGATACCGGGCCTGCTCGACGATTACGCAAAGGCGACGCGCAACGCGCTGGAGGCGGGTTTCGACGGCGTCCAGATTCACGCCGCCAACGGCTATCTGATCGACCAGTTCCTGCGCGACGGTTCAAACCTGCGCGACGACGAATATGGCGGCTCGCCCGACAACCGGACGCGCCTGCTCGCCGAAGTGGCCGAAGCGGTTATCCGGGAAGCCGGGGCCGACCGGACGTCCGTGCGGCTATCGCCCAACGGCGAAACCCAGGGCGTCGACGACAGCGACCCGGAAAGCGTTTTCCCGCTCGCCGCGGAAAAGCTTAATGATCTCGGTATCGGCTTTCTCGAACTGCGCGAGCCCGGCCCGGACGGCACCTTCGGCCGGACCGACGTGCCGAAACTGTCGCCGCTGATCCGCAAGGCGTTCACGGGACCGTTGGTGCTGAACTCCGACTATGGAAGCGAAGACGGCCAGGCTGCGCTCGACGCGGGCGCGGCCGATGCGATCAGCTTTGGCCGGCCCTTCCTCGCCAATCCCGATCTGCCGCACCGGTTCCGCGCGGGCCTGCCGCTCAACGAGAGCAATATGGCAACCTGGTACACGCCGGGCCCGGAAGGCTATACCGACTATCCGTTCGCCGAAGAGGCGGTGGCGGCCGAATAG
- a CDS encoding DUF4440 domain-containing protein, with the protein MADSGDITLEMIEAEIVAVHDFIAVWFRGEADRSSFDRTLRRRLAPDMINIQPSGEVLSASTLLAGLKHGFGANPDFRIEISDVAILRTIDSPAGAVVLAIYTEHQFGARNTDPPDNDRRSTVMLRRAHDADGFEWLHIHETGLTKA; encoded by the coding sequence ATGGCGGACTCAGGCGATATCACGCTGGAGATGATCGAAGCGGAGATCGTTGCCGTGCACGACTTCATCGCCGTCTGGTTTCGCGGCGAGGCCGACCGTTCGTCTTTCGATCGCACGCTGCGCCGGCGCCTTGCCCCCGACATGATCAATATCCAGCCATCTGGCGAGGTCTTGAGCGCATCTACACTGCTCGCCGGGCTCAAGCACGGGTTCGGCGCCAATCCCGATTTCCGGATCGAGATTTCTGACGTGGCCATCCTTCGTACGATAGATAGTCCTGCCGGAGCCGTCGTTCTGGCGATCTATACCGAGCACCAGTTCGGCGCGCGCAACACCGATCCGCCCGACAACGACCGGCGATCGACGGTGATGCTGCGCCGCGCGCACGATGCCGACGGTTTCGAATGGCTTCACATTCACGAGACGGGCCTGACCAAAGCCTGA
- the ribH gene encoding 6,7-dimethyl-8-ribityllumazine synthase, with product MANFLIVEARFYEQYNDWLVEGAEAALEAAGHSHDVITVPGALEIPGAVAMAAESGRYDGFVAIGVVIRGETYHFEIVAGESARGLMALTMDGVAIGNGILTVENSDQAEVRARPDRKDKGGEAAKAAIALFDLGQQMAARG from the coding sequence ATGGCCAATTTCCTGATCGTCGAAGCGCGGTTTTACGAGCAGTATAATGACTGGCTGGTCGAGGGAGCCGAGGCGGCGCTCGAGGCGGCCGGGCATAGCCATGACGTGATCACCGTTCCCGGCGCGCTCGAGATACCGGGCGCGGTTGCGATGGCGGCGGAAAGTGGGCGCTATGACGGGTTCGTCGCGATCGGCGTCGTGATCCGCGGCGAAACCTATCATTTCGAGATCGTCGCCGGCGAAAGCGCGCGGGGCCTGATGGCACTGACCATGGATGGCGTTGCTATCGGCAATGGTATCCTGACCGTCGAGAATAGCGATCAGGCCGAAGTCCGCGCCCGGCCCGATCGCAAGGACAAGGGCGGAGAGGCGGCCAAGGCGGCCATCGCGCTGTTCGATCTCGGTCAGCAGATGGCGGCGCGCGGATAA
- the ribB gene encoding 3,4-dihydroxy-2-butanone-4-phosphate synthase produces MSTPLIENIRTLVASGEASKAGLAKAAGLHPNSLRKLDDDDWNPTAETLLKLERYLVTGGGEALASPEEIIEAARNGRMFILVDDEDRENEGDLVIPAQMATPDAINFMAKYGRGLICLAMTKERTEELGLDLMSRHNGTRHETAFTVSIEARDGVTTGISAADRARTVSVAIDASKGKDEIVTPGHVFPLVARPGGVLVRAGHTEAAVDIARLAGLNPSGVICEIMNEDGTMARMGDLLAFAQLHNLKIGTIRDLIAYRRRHDHLVEKKAEAPFTSRWGGDWTAMTFYNKATGTEQVALVKGRVDPEKPTLVRMHALSAFTDVFGEEGARGQMLSRSMEIIGEEGAGVVVVINRTMQGAFTKALLLKTGQERPDMEELRDYGVGAQILTELGVHEMILLTNTHHSLVGLDAYGLSIVGERAIDVGGE; encoded by the coding sequence ATGTCTACACCGCTCATCGAAAACATCCGCACCCTTGTGGCTTCCGGCGAGGCCAGCAAGGCGGGCCTCGCCAAGGCGGCCGGCCTCCATCCCAACTCGCTGCGCAAGCTCGACGATGACGATTGGAATCCGACCGCCGAGACCCTGCTCAAGCTCGAGCGCTATCTGGTGACCGGCGGCGGCGAAGCGCTGGCCAGCCCCGAAGAGATTATCGAGGCGGCGCGCAACGGCCGCATGTTCATCCTCGTCGATGACGAGGATCGCGAAAATGAGGGCGATCTCGTCATTCCCGCGCAGATGGCGACGCCCGACGCGATCAATTTCATGGCCAAATATGGCCGCGGACTGATCTGTCTCGCGATGACCAAGGAGCGGACAGAGGAACTCGGGCTCGACCTGATGAGCCGCCACAACGGCACGCGGCACGAGACGGCGTTCACCGTCTCGATCGAAGCGCGCGACGGCGTTACCACCGGGATTTCCGCGGCCGACCGGGCGCGGACGGTTTCGGTCGCGATCGACGCGTCCAAAGGAAAGGACGAGATCGTGACGCCGGGCCACGTATTTCCATTGGTCGCGCGGCCCGGCGGCGTGCTGGTGCGGGCGGGCCACACCGAAGCGGCGGTCGATATCGCGCGGCTCGCGGGCCTCAACCCCTCCGGCGTGATCTGCGAGATCATGAACGAAGACGGGACGATGGCGCGCATGGGTGATCTGCTCGCCTTCGCCCAGCTCCATAACCTGAAGATCGGGACGATCCGGGATCTGATCGCCTATCGCCGCCGGCACGATCACTTGGTCGAGAAAAAGGCCGAGGCCCCGTTCACCAGCCGCTGGGGCGGCGACTGGACCGCGATGACCTTTTACAACAAGGCGACAGGCACCGAGCAGGTCGCGCTCGTCAAGGGCAGAGTCGATCCCGAAAAGCCGACCCTGGTGCGCATGCACGCGCTCTCGGCCTTTACCGATGTGTTCGGCGAGGAGGGCGCGCGCGGCCAGATGCTCTCGCGCTCGATGGAGATTATCGGCGAGGAGGGCGCGGGCGTCGTCGTCGTCATCAACCGCACGATGCAGGGCGCGTTCACCAAGGCGCTGCTGCTCAAAACCGGCCAGGAGCGGCCCGATATGGAGGAGTTGCGCGACTATGGCGTCGGCGCACAGATCCTCACCGAACTCGGCGTCCATGAGATGATCCTGCTGACCAATACGCATCACAGCCTGGTCGGGCTCGACGCCTATGGGCTGTCGATCGTCGGTGAGCGCGCGATCGATGTCGGAGGCGAATGA
- a CDS encoding riboflavin synthase, with protein MFTGIITDIGTIAEAEQRGDLRLKIRCGYDMASVELGASIACSGVCLTVVDKGEDWFAVDVSTETVSRTAPGQWNAGARLNLERSLKLGDEMGGHIVTGHVDGIGEIVSAEPVGDSTELAIHAPDELAKLIAPKGSITLDGVSLTVNTVSDTDKGCHFTINLIPHTAEVTTFDAVEARQPLNIEIDILARYLARMTSK; from the coding sequence ATGTTTACCGGAATCATCACCGATATCGGCACGATCGCCGAGGCCGAGCAGCGCGGCGACCTGCGCCTGAAAATTCGCTGCGGCTACGACATGGCGAGCGTCGAGCTTGGCGCCTCGATCGCCTGTTCAGGCGTCTGCCTCACGGTGGTCGACAAGGGCGAGGACTGGTTTGCCGTCGACGTCTCAACGGAAACCGTGTCCCGGACAGCGCCCGGGCAGTGGAATGCCGGTGCGCGGCTCAATCTCGAACGGTCGCTCAAGCTGGGCGACGAAATGGGCGGCCATATCGTCACCGGCCATGTCGACGGCATCGGCGAAATCGTGTCTGCCGAGCCGGTCGGCGATTCGACGGAACTCGCGATCCATGCGCCGGACGAACTGGCGAAGCTTATCGCGCCCAAGGGTTCGATCACGCTCGACGGCGTCTCGTTGACGGTCAACACCGTAAGCGATACCGATAAAGGCTGCCATTTCACCATCAACCTGATCCCGCATACCGCAGAAGTCACCACATTCGACGCCGTCGAGGCCAGGCAGCCGCTGAACATCGAAATCGACATACTGGCCCGCTATCTGGCAAGGATGACGAGCAAATAA
- the ribD gene encoding bifunctional diaminohydroxyphosphoribosylaminopyrimidine deaminase/5-amino-6-(5-phosphoribosylamino)uracil reductase RibD, producing MAAALALSWRGRGRTAPNPNVGCVIVREGRVVSRGWTQPGGRPHAEAMALDGADARNTDIRGADVYVTLEPCAHESERGPACADLLVESAPGRVIVAAGDPDPRTDGAGVQKLRNAGIEVVENVFSGDARRAMAGFFARREKGRPHVTLKLATSLDGQVALPDGTSQWITGPEARAHAHVERALADMVVVGRGTAASDSPTLNVRLDGLGERTPGRAVLTSEYGNFARLQLRADNPVWQHLASPEAIADLVNTDHVLVEGGAGAAAAFVAADLVDRLILYRAPILIGSGLSALGDIGLAQLDDAHGRWRLIETRMLGKDRLEVYERA from the coding sequence ATGGCGGCAGCGCTGGCGCTCTCCTGGCGCGGCCGGGGCCGCACGGCTCCCAACCCCAATGTCGGCTGCGTGATCGTCCGCGAAGGCCGGGTCGTCTCGCGCGGCTGGACGCAGCCCGGCGGCCGGCCGCATGCCGAGGCGATGGCGCTGGACGGCGCCGATGCCCGAAACACGGATATCCGCGGCGCCGATGTCTATGTGACGCTGGAGCCCTGCGCCCATGAGAGCGAGCGTGGCCCGGCCTGCGCGGACCTCCTCGTCGAATCGGCGCCCGGCCGGGTGATCGTCGCCGCCGGTGATCCCGATCCGCGCACCGACGGCGCCGGCGTCCAAAAACTGCGCAATGCGGGAATCGAAGTCGTGGAAAATGTGTTTTCCGGCGACGCGCGGCGCGCGATGGCGGGTTTTTTCGCGCGCCGGGAAAAGGGTCGGCCGCATGTCACGCTCAAGCTGGCGACATCGCTCGACGGGCAGGTGGCGCTCCCGGACGGAACCAGCCAGTGGATCACGGGGCCGGAGGCGCGCGCGCACGCCCATGTCGAGCGGGCGCTGGCCGATATGGTGGTGGTCGGCCGGGGAACGGCGGCGAGTGATTCCCCGACCCTCAATGTCCGGCTCGACGGTCTCGGCGAGCGTACGCCGGGCCGCGCTGTGCTGACGAGCGAGTACGGCAATTTCGCCAGGCTTCAGCTGCGGGCCGACAATCCCGTCTGGCAGCATCTCGCCAGCCCGGAGGCGATCGCCGACCTCGTCAATACCGACCATGTTCTCGTCGAGGGCGGGGCCGGCGCGGCGGCCGCCTTTGTCGCGGCCGATCTCGTCGACCGGCTCATTCTCTATCGCGCGCCGATCCTCATCGGTTCCGGGTTGAGCGCGCTCGGCGATATCGGGCTCGCGCAGCTTGACGACGCGCATGGCCGATGGCGGCTTATCGAAACGCGGATGCTTGGCAAGGACCGGCTGGAGGTCTACGAGCGCGCCTGA